In Ailuropoda melanoleuca isolate Jingjing unplaced genomic scaffold, ASM200744v2 unplaced-scaffold11388, whole genome shotgun sequence, the following proteins share a genomic window:
- the LOC100477692 gene encoding olfactory receptor 51A7 codes for MYTLNSSKIEITTFFLIGIPGLEHVHVWISVPICLMYLVAILGNCTILFVIRTEPSLYAPMYYFLSMLAVSDLGLSLSSLPTMLRIFVFNATGISPNACFAQEFFIHGFTDMESSVLLVMSFDRFLAIRNPLRYSSILTNARVAKMGLVFLIKSMLLVLPFPFTLKKLTYCRKSLLSHSYCLHQDVMKLACSDNTVNFFYGFFVALCMMSDSVFIAVSYIFILKTVMGIGSHKERLKALNTCVSHICAVLIFYVPIIALASMHRFGKHKSPVAMILIADVFLLVPPLMNPIVYCVKTRQIREKVWGKLGLK; via the coding sequence ATGTACACTCTCAACTCCTCTAAAATTGAGATCACCACCTTCTTCCTGATTGGAATCCCAGGACTGGAACATGTTCATGTTTGGATCTCTGTCCCCATCTGCCTCATGTACCTGGTGGCCATCCTTGGCAATTGCACTATCCTCTTTGTGATCAGGACAGAGCCCTCACTCTACGCCCCCATGTACTATTTCCTCTCCATGCTGGCCGTCTCTGACCTGGGCCTCTCCCTCTCATCCCTCCCTACTATGCTGAGGATCTTTGTTTTCAATGCCACAGGAATTTCCCCAAATGCCTGCTTTGCTCAAGAATTCTTTATTCATGGATTTACAGATATGGAATCCTCAGTGCTCCTGGTCATGTCTTTTGACCGGTTTTTGGCCATACGCAACCCTCTGAGATATAGCTCTATCCTCACCAATGCCAGAGTTGCCAAAATGGGCTTGGTGTTTCTCATTAAAAGCATGCTCTTAGTGCTCCCATTTCCGTTCACTCTCAAAAAACTGACATATTGTAGGAAAAGCCTACTTTCTCACTCTTACTGTCTGCACCAGGACGTCATGAAGCTGGCCTGCTCTGACAACACGGTCAACTTTTTCTATGGTTTCTTCGTTGCCCTCTGTATGATGTCAGACAGTGTGTTCATTGCTGTGTCCTACATATTCATCCTGAAGACCGTGATGGGCATCGGATCCCATAAGGAGCGGCTCAAGGCCCTCAACACCTGTGTCTCCCACATCTGTGCTGTGCTCATCTTCTATGTGCCCATCATTGCTCTGGCCTCCATGCACCGTTTTGGCAAGCACAAGTCCCCAGTGGCCATGATCCTCATTGCTGACGTTTTCTTGCTAGTACCACCGCTGATGAACCCTATTGTATACTGTGTGAAGACACGGCAAATTCGTGAGAAGGTTTGGGGAAAATTAGGTCTAAAATGA